The segment agATGTGTTTTCATcatgttcgttttttttcttcatcatagATTCTTTCCCTATTGTGTTGTTGTTTTGTTTGATCAGGTGGTCATTCAGTACTCCTTTCATGTCTCTACTCGCTACATCCGAAAGTGGAGTCCCCCCCTGTTCTTCCAACTTACATTTTGTTATACCTTCCGAGTTGTCCTCCTTCtccacagaaaaaaacatcgtATCGAAATGAGGGGGATATTATCCTTTTGGGGGTCCTTTTCTCTCCGTTACGGAATGTTCGTTGGGAAGGGTGGTCGACCAAACAGTTTTGATAAATATTGGACTAAACAATTTATGAACAGCGCGTCAGTAGGCGGAAAAAGGGTCACAAAAAAGGTCACCAAAATGGCCACAAAAAGGGCCCACAAAAAAGGTCACAAAAAaggtcacaaaaaaggacacaaaaaaggacacaaaaatggacacaAAAAAGGCCCAAAATGAGACCACAAATGAggccacaaaaaagggggggaactGACGAGATGTAATTTGGCGGAAGCTACAACGACATGTCTGGGTCACCCCGTCGGAGCTTCTTGCGCCTTATTCTGTTTAATTTTGAATTCCTTTTATGGCTACACTTTCGAAATAACCTTTCGTGTTACTCGTGCGTGCCGATTTTGTGGTCCAAAAGGGGCACCACGCGGCCGTCGGCATGGTCTAGAACTGTGTGCAGTCCTTGGGGCGACGCGGTGAAGGAGCCAGTGGTGACGTGGAACGTCAAACGGGTGAAATGTGGCGGAACAGAGGGGAGATATGTGACGAAAGAGAGGGGCGATATGTGACGAAAGAGAGGGGCGATATGTGACGAAAGAGAGGGGCGATATGTGCGGGAACAGAGGGGCGATATGTGGCGGAACAGAGGGGTTTATCCAAGAACACCCGCAAGggggaatgaaaaacaaacgcTAAGGGTACACCCAAAAACTGCGCAACAGGGGGGTCAGCAGGAAAATTTCCGCGACAGGTATGTTGtcaatgcaaaaaaaaaaataaatttcacaaGTTAGACAAATTGCACAGTAAGTTGTCTTACGAGCATGTCTGTACTCAGAACTGTTAACGTTGTCCAGAATACtgccataaaaaatgttggacggaaaaaaaaaaagaaaaagtgagcGTGAAATTTACAATGTAAGAAACATacatagaaaaagaaaacgaaaaaagtgTATGTCTACAAAGAAAACAATGTcctcaaaaaggggatttgtttttgtgtttttaaatttttttttttttttacacttttttgccccatgtaatatgcttaatttttttgttacactTAATTTATggatttacaaaataacattttggcagttaaacaaaaaaagtgaaatgccatcgaacgttttttttttctttttttttgcagcatATTCCGTATTGTCAACCCTGCATAATGTCAcatacaaaatgggaaaacgaaatgacaaaaatgcaCGAAAGTGCAAAGGAGTAGCGTTTTGTATGGTGGTCAAAATATGTACTGCTTTGTCCGCACCATCTTTgtagtgtatttttttttttttttttcaaatgggtTGGACAATGGGAACTTCACATTAGGAGCTGCAcgcacatttatttaaaaaaaaaaagaaaggaaggaaggaaggaaggaagaaaggaaggaagaaagaaagaaaggaaggaaggaaaatacTTAACGAGTGGGTATACTGCTACTCGCGAACGCCCCCCCAGAGCTgcagaattaaaatttaaagcgTGTTGCCCGTCCCTGAAGCTCGAAAAACAATTTCTGTAACTACGCTGCCAAAAAGACTGTTCCAAAAGTGAAGCAACACTTTGTTACgcagaattattttttgcttccttacCACTGCGCTGCATATTAGTGGTGCCTCAACTATCGCAATATGGTtgcctttccccccttcccccccttttttaaccgtGTCAACCGTGTCAAACGTATCAAACGCGTCAAACGTGTCAAACGTATCAAACGTATCAAACGTATCAAACGCGTCAACCGTGTCAAACGTGCCATGCGTGTCGAACGAAGTGTGTACTTGTGTGCGGCGGCAGCGTGGGGTGGCTAACATAGAGCGTTGTGAGGATGTTCTCGTACGTGTCTGTGTGTGAAACGTCAGTGGTCTGATTTGTGTgcatttccaatttttaaagTGAGTTAACTACGCGTATATTTCACGTGGGTATAGGTAAAAATATACCctcaggggggaagaaaaatttaagttTTGCACGGATGCACAAGCACACACAGGGATATGGCAtcttcgcatttttttttcatttaaagtAGCTCCCCTTTGAGGTGATGTGGGGGTCCGGAGCGCATATGTGCCGAAAGAACCAGAtcatcctctttttttcacaaaatgtaaacgaaaattttaatcCAGCATTAACGCACGAATGGTTAACAGGAGTGGCCATTCTCAACTTTGTCTACATTTCATCCTttgtttaataaataaaaagtgaaaattgcAATTCGAATATTTTGAGGTCATGCTAAGGTGCCAAGTGGGGCGAAATGGTCACACACacatgttcatatatatatcttagCATGTGGATTTTACATAACAAGCAACATTTCCCTTTCTGGTTTTgttcccttcttcttcctcctcacgCACAGCACTCCGACGTTGTCACCGCCTTCTCTCGAATGGTAAAATGATCATgtcgaaaaaggggaatggaATTAATTCagttcctcccccctccagTAGGGgttccacaaaaaaaaaaaattatcccgATGAAGCAATGTATAACATGGTACGAAACTGCGTAGCGAACAAAGTAGTAGAAAAGGCCAACATTAACCCTGGCGCGCCGTTCAGTTcattttgccaatttgtCCACGCTTATACAAAATTTCGATTCTTGTGCAGTTTCTATATTTAAGGTTGTTCACAAGACTGTTCACAATGGCGTGTTGGTAACCCCTCGTGCGTGTTAAGTGGGtcaatggaaaaaaaagggggaattaCAATAGTTGCAAAGCTCTCGCATAGTTTCGCCACAGTTTGGGCATAGCCTCTGCAAACctgttttaatatatttatctcaGTGTATCTTTTCGCGCTATGCATTTCTTCGCTTTCTATGTCACTGTTGCTTTACTTTTTGTCCGATCTGACGGGAGGCCCATTTACCACTATGCCCGAAATGGAGAAAGGTGAAAGTGCTTTTTCTGTACACTTTttcttgtgctttttttttttttgcctcctttgCGTTGGCCCCGAACGGAGCCCCGTTTCGCAGATAAGCTGACACTTTTAATATAGTATTTCCGCGCGCCCTTGTGCAATTTCAAAAGGTTTCTACCGTTAGAGATTTTTGTCCTGTCAgttattttctttcaccgtagcatttccctttttgagtaaatttttttttttatgcattattaatCGCGTTCTATACGAAAGAAAACGCGTGGATACTCGCGTAACGTTAAAGTCGCTTACtataacttttttgttttttttttttcccactacTGAttaacatgtaaaaaaatatgacatgAGATGCAatccctccccttttttttttttttttaatcctttaAAATAACGATAAGACCCCGATTCATATGAAACGTTTGAAAGCATGGCATCCGCCGACGAGGATGAGTGGAATGATTACTCGAACGCCCTCAAGTTGTCTGAAAAAATCGAACAATTACATAAGGAACATGTTAAAGAGAGAAACCAATTAAAAGAATTCAGTGGTAGAACGTCGAGCGACTGCTATAAGCCGCATcagaatgaaaataaaataggaaACGATGCAAAAAACCGTGACGTTATAAAACGTAGGATGTACAATTACGatgttattaattattataaagacGAAACGatattaaggaaaaaaataatggaatTGTCAGATGATATAATGACAGCAATATATCACATTTACGATATTTTTCGTCTTTGCAAGGATAATGTTTTTCTGTCCTTTAATGGAGGGAAAGATGCTGTCGTAATTTTACACCTTTTCAGGTGTGCATATGCTAAATACATACATGATGtgaagggggaaagaaaaaaaccaaagtTAATTTACTTTAAAGACGAAGTAAACGAATTTCCAGAAGTGTACCAATTTTTAAAcgaatgtgtatatatgtacgatTTTGACATTACTGTTATTAAGGGGACATGGAAAAGTAgcattacaaaatttatagaAACTTTCCAAAAACAACATCGAATTAGCAGGATAGatcaaatgaaggaaaatttCGTCGATTCTTGTGAATTCTTCCCAACTATAGCATTTATTAATGGCACAAGGTTTAACGACACGAATAGTGAAAAGTTACAAATTTTGAATATCAGTTCAAGGGGACTCCCACCATACTTGTATTTAAATCCAGTTTTTTACTGGACCTATGGAGCCATTTggacatttattttatattttaaatttgattattgcattttatataatcatGGCTACTCCTCCATCGGTTCAGTCCATGATACcgtgaaaaatgaattcttAAAATGCAACGATTGCTATTTACCTGCCTATTTCTTGAAAAACTGGGACTACGAAAGACACAATAGAGTATCACCTGAAGAGAACCAAGGGGAAAATTCCTAACAGCGTTAATTGGCgggtgtgtgggggggagtGCTCCACGGGAAGgacctccttctttttttatttcactaaatgaaaaatggcgCGAGTGCATTTTTGCTattaaagggaaaaaaaaatagattaTATGGGTAAccacaaacacacacatttgcaacatttgggaaaaaattctgaacagttcataaattttttaaaatgtggtGCTTTTTGAGGTGGTAACtgtttgaaaataaaaaaaaaaataactatttgggagaattaaaaaatggctagttcggtgaattaaaaatggctagttcggtgaattaaaaatggctagttGAGCGAATTAAAAAACAGCTAGCTTTCCttattcccccttttattcGTTTGCTAAATTAAGAACAGAAACCGAAAAGTATTCCCGTGCGCGCATCATGTACagcatatgaaaaaatttgtactACCCCAATAAATTGTTTCACATATAAACACACATtttaggcaatttttttttttttcattgccTTGCTTTTTGATTTATACGTAACATATTTGAACACTGCTCATTTGTGTAGATTTAATTTTGATAGGAACCTGCTTTTTCGACTGCTTTCTCGACTGCTTTCGcgactgcttcttcttttttttgtcttttaaaAACTAAGATACGCTTCACTGCCGTGCGTAAATTTTTCCCATTGGGGGAGAAAATTTAAAGCAAAATCTCAATTACTGGTAAAGATGAACATCTTTGTAGACACACAACATCAGTCATAAAAACGTGCCCCAATTTTGTGCGCGCAAACGTGCCAGTACATgtttcacttaaaaaaataaaatactcgCACAGTTAGTGGAGAATGGGACATATACGCGGGTGAGGAACGTGGGTGAGCACGTCACACGCATGCATACAAATGTGCATACTTAGACAATTCTGTCTAATGTAAAAACTACTACATTTGGCGAAAAATGTACCAACGTAGTACATCCGTGAAGGAGCAAATTTGCTTTCAAATttggtgacaaaaaaaaaaaaaaaaagaatagtGACACAAATAGAGTATGTTTCGATATGCGCACATCACACATTGCACTTACGGAGAGAAGACGCTTCCATTTTAGCTACTTGCGCCACCGGAGTTGCCATCTGTATCCGAATTGTACTCATTAAGAATGCTCGAAAGGTCATCCTTCTTTTTAATGACAAAGTTGTAACTCTTTTCGAAATTGTTCGGTTTCGCACTTTTTGCAGTGCCTACAACTGATAGGCggcttttaaaaatgctgaTTCTGGGTTTGGGTATGGGCCCTTCCGTTTCTTGCACGCCATCAGTACTCACTTGGTTTGTTCTCCGCACCTTTATCGCTCCTTCCATGCCTGCTTTTGCCGCTTCGTCACTATgaatatgcctttttttggctCCCTCCGAGAATTCTTTCGTTTTACGTAGGGGGCTCTTTTGCAGTGTGTCATCTCTGGCGCTTTCGTCGCAGTTGCTGTTATGTGAGTCACCGTTCTGGGAGTCACCGTTCTGGGAGTCACCTTTCTGCGAGTCACCGCTCTGGGAGTCACTGTTGTATGGGCCTGCCTCCTCTTCGCTCGCCTCCCCCGCGTCTTCCTCTTCTAACACCTCCTCCTCTATGATGACGTCGTCCTCGGCCGCTATCGACCCTGTTGTCGCGCCCCCGGGCTGATCTGCAGCCGCCCTACTTTTGCGAAGCAAAGTGAAAAACGCCTTTTCATCCTCCGAATCTaaattgttcataaaaaaattatttttattattattcatttcgCTCTTTTCGTACAATTTATGTAGCGCCTTATTGATGCTGTTAAATTTGTCAATGTGTCTtctgttaatatttttcaattcctccaattgttcatttgtttttaattccaGCAGAGCATTGTAGGActccttttctttgttcttcagtttatcttcttctttgatgatattattttctcGATAGTAATCATCCGCAATTTCCTGCTCCTTGTGTGCATCATATGTTCTTATTCCTCCAGCTATTAAAATGtagtctccattttttggatccgttttgaaaataatttcatttttacattcaaaGCATTTTCCATAAAATTGCCAAATTGGGATGTTCAGGTAACTTTCGTCTCTTAATTTCTCAACTTTGGAATTGAATTTCGTTCCAACGTACGTGAAGCTTTTGCATTTGTTACATTTCAATGTGAAGGGATACATCATTCtgatgtttaaaaaatgcttcttctttttgttatACTTattgcttttgtttttctttctttctatttttttcatcaattttttgctttctgtTAATTTGTCCGGATCGAAATCCGGGGGGATGTACTTGTTCAGCACTTTCCGTTCGGCCATGGTTCAGGTGAGGTGGTGGAGTAGTGGAGGGGGCAGTCACAGGGAGGAAGTGAAAGAAAATACGACACGAATGGTCTACTCGAGGATGGAAAATGTGCAGAGTTGGGATACCTACATAAGTGTATCTCCTAAATCACCCTGTTGCAGTTGCCTCTTCACCCTCCTCACCCCTCTGTTGCGTTTATCCGTTCGGTTGGGCGCCGGggacgtttttttcccctccctaAAACAACTGCAAAGGTGGGGGGATGggaattcccattttttttcatcatccgAGGGGtcattaaaatggaaaaaatatacccaTCACGGTTATTTCTGCGTGGTAGttagggaaaataaattgcttcgcaacgtggcaaaaaaaaaaaaatatatatatatgggaCGGCAAACTGTTGCATTATATTGCATGAGGGCACCAAGTGAGCAGGGGAACTTTTGCGAGGTgccaaaaaataatgagGACACTGAGCGGATcgcttgttcattttttctgcgaatcgcttgttcattttttctgcgaatcgcttgttcattttttctgcaaatcgattgttcattttttcagcaAATcgattgttcattttttctgcaaatcgattgttcattttttgtgctaCTCGTTTGAGCTTCGCCACCCCCCGAaacgatatttttttccccaccgtATTCACCCCTTTGCCTATTTTTCGCTTTACACAAATGAGCGCATTGGCTGATTGctcttcttttaaaaaaaaaaaattgatggcagctttctccattttatcatttccctttttgctgtttcgaaaggaaaaacgtgAAACGCGCGGGGGGCTTCTCCCGAATGCCGTCGTTTTCCCGTCGCGCACGATGGGTGTGTTTGCAAGCggtaaggagaaaaaaatgggaacattGGAacaattggaaaaaatggaaaaaaatggaaaaaaatggaagtacgtgccaaaaaatggctgtatgtgccaaaaaatgggaataattGTCAAAAAGGGCAAAGAGGGGCAAAACactttttatcattttttttaagtgcaaaaaaaacattcgcCGCAAGGGGCTGCCTGGCCACGTTCGCTACGTTCACCGCTTCCCACCGATCACTCCCGCTTGTCATTCTGGTCACTTTTTCCCTTGGGGGCTGCGGCTCCCCCGGCGGCGTCCTTCCTCTTACTGAGGTCCTGCTCGCGCTTGCGCTTCTCCTGCTGCAGCTGGTTCTCATCGAGCACTTTGACGACGAACTCGTTGTTGGGTCGGTCATCGATGAGTATCCCGAGATTTAGCAGATGCTCATCTCGTAGCAAATCGCACTCCTTCAGTAACGTCTCATTGTTAGCCTTCACACTGTTAACAAACTCAGCGTAAAGTAGGTCCCTCTCTTGGGAAGGAGGATTACTTCCATGTTCTTGTCCCCCCTTCTTAGTAACATCTTTTGTCTCTTTCGTAATTTTCCTAATCAGTTTAGCATTACTCTGTAGTGTGGTCCGAATGTTACTTCTATACGTTCCAAGCGTGTGGAGAAGCTGATCAAATTTGTCattcttcccactttgcgATTGACCATACACCAACCCGAAGGTCTCCAATATGAAGGAGATATAATGCTTCAATTCCAAGAGTAACCCAATTTGtactttctcattttgtaagtatatattaatttcaGAGATTAGTTTTTGTATCGCTAGGATAACTTCAGGTGTATTGAAATTGTCTAGAAGTGCCTGATgtattttgttctttgttGAACGGAATAAGTTGTTAAGGTTGTTATCCAGATGGGTCCAAAATAAATTGGAGTTACTTaagtggaaattttttatcttcatctCGAGTAATGCgaaaaagttgaatacaAATTTGTCAATTTCTACACACTGAATCATgctttctccatttggacTATAATTCATGAAGCTGTCCCATTTGTTCAGTAAGAATAAAATACGAATTTGGTTGGGGGTATACTCACTTAGCATATGTTTTAtggttataaaattttttaaagatttGGACATTTTTAAGCCTTCTATATGTAGATGGcctgaatgaagaaaataattgacCCACTGACTTTCATCAAAGAAAGCTTCACTTTGAGCTAATTCATTATCATGATGTGGAAATCGAAGATCTACTCCCCCACTATGTATATCAAGAATGTTTCCTAAAATGTTACTAGCCATTGTGGAGCATTCTATATGCCATCCAggtcttccttttccccaaGGAGAATCCCAATAAGGTTCATTTGGTTTGGATGATTTCCATAGAGCGAAAtcatatgaattttttttcttctttgatATGACTCCTAgatctccttctccttccagAATTTTCGTTTCATCCTTCACAGAGAGTGGTTCCATGCgcgcataaaaatgttttgggttttttttaaactcgtCAATATCGAAGTATACACTACCTTCTTCACTTACATAGGCATATTTATtgtcaataattttttctatataatgAATAATTTGGTCAACATATTCGCTGACCCTGGTGATGGCTGTCGGGAGAAGGACATTCAGCTTTTTCATGTCTTCCCAAAATTCATATTCCCATTTTCTCGCTAGTTCTGTAAAGGTTACTTTCTCTTCTTCActtcttttaataattttgtcaTCAATATCTGTTATGTTTATCACCATGAAAACGTCGTACTTGAAATAATTCACGAGAATCCTCCTGATGATGTCGAAGCTGACGTACGTCCTGGCGTGACCCAGGTGTGCTGCGTCGTACACCGTGGGTCCACATGCGTACCACTTGATTAGGTTTTTCTCCTGAGATGGGAGGGGGGGTAGAGTAGGAGTGGTTGTGGTGATACACTGTTCAGCATTCTCCTCGATCTTTCCCATTTCTCCACTCACATCCGCTCGCGGCTTACCTGCGGAACGAACTCCACCTTGCTTCGCGTCAGGGAGTTGTTCACCAGCAAACCCGTTATTTTCTTGCCCTCCTTGGGCGGCATGTCCCATTGGGGTAAGCTACTACTCGTCTCCATGCTGCACTGAAGCGCTTTTGCCTTGGCTGCGTATCTGTCTGCTTCACGCgc is part of the Plasmodium cynomolgi strain B DNA, chromosome 8, whole genome shotgun sequence genome and harbors:
- a CDS encoding FAD synthetase (putative), coding for MASADEDEWNDYSNALKLSEKIEQLHKEHVKERNQLKEFSGRTSSDCYKPHQNENKIGNDAKNRDVIKRRMYNYDVINYYKDETILRKKIMELSDDIMTAIYHIYDIFRLCKDNVFLCAYAKYIHDVKGERKKPKLIYFKDEVNEFPEVYQFLNECVYMYDFDITVIKGTWKSSITKFIETFQKQHRISRIDQMKENFVDSCEFFPTIAFINGTRFNDTNSEKLQILNISSRGLPPYLYLNPVFYWTYGAIWTFILYFKFDYCILYNHGYSSIGSVHDTVKNEFLKCNDCYLPAYFLKNWDYERHNRVSPEENQGENS
- a CDS encoding hypothetical protein (putative) yields the protein MAERKVLNKYIPPDFDPDKLTESKKLMKKIERKKNKSNKYNKKKKHFLNIRMMYPFTLKCNKCKSFTYVGTKFNSKVEKLRDESYLNIPIWQFYGKCFECKNEIIFKTDPKNGDYILIAGGIRTYDAHKEQEIADDYYRENNIIKEEDKLKNKEKESYNALLELKTNEQLEELKNINRRHIDKFNSINKALHKLYEKSEMNNNKNNFFMNNLDSEDEKAFFTLLRKSRAAADQPGGATTGSIAAEDDVIIEEEVLEEEDAGEASEEEAGPYNSDSQSGDSQKGDSQNGDSQNGDSHNSNCDESARDDTLQKSPLRKTKEFSEGAKKRHIHSDEAAKAGMEGAIKVRRTNQVSTDGVQETEGPIPKPRISIFKSRLSVVGTAKSAKPNNFEKSYNFVIKKKDDLSSILNEYNSDTDGNSGGATNLLLHGCTTLVHFSPNVVVFTLDRIV
- a CDS encoding cysteine -tRNA ligase (putative), coding for MKLFILICSALFAISNKKSFSVSLKLPRSARSSGHDTSPRSLLIGFERLIFTKRKKTPWSTRGMYFIRNSFHRKGYHFFHNRYAAKAKALQCSMETSSSLPQWDMPPKEGKKITGLLVNNSLTRSKVEFVPQEKNLIKWYACGPTVYDAAHLGHARTYVSFDIIRRILVNYFKYDVFMVINITDIDDKIIKRSEEEKVTFTELARKWEYEFWEDMKKLNVLLPTAITRVSEYVDQIIHYIEKIIDNKYAYVSEEGSVYFDIDEFKKNPKHFYARMEPLSVKDETKILEGEGDLGVISKKKKNSYDFALWKSSKPNEPYWDSPWGKGRPGWHIECSTMASNILGNILDIHSGGVDLRFPHHDNELAQSEAFFDESQWVNYFLHSGHLHIEGLKMSKSLKNFITIKHMLSEYTPNQIRILFLLNKWDSFMNYSPNGESMIQCVEIDKFVFNFFALLEMKIKNFHLSNSNLFWTHLDNNLNNLFRSTKNKIHQALLDNFNTPEVILAIQKLISEINIYLQNEKVQIGLLLELKHYISFILETFGLVYGQSQSGKNDKFDQLLHTLGTYRSNIRTTLQSNAKLIRKITKETKDVTKKGGQEHGSNPPSQERDLLYAEFVNSVKANNETLLKECDLLRDEHLLNLGILIDDRPNNEFVVKVLDENQLQQEKRKREQDLSKRKDAAGGAAAPKGKSDQNDKRE